CAGCACCCCGCACAGGCGGTGCCGGCCGCCCACTGCCGGCAGGTCCGGCTCGGTGCACCCTCCCCGCCCCATCCCCGAGCTCCTGAGACCTGGAAAACAACACACCTTGCTCACAAACGAGCTTCAAGGATGGAGAAACTGTCAGCAAAACGTGCTTTAATTCCTGCGTATAAAACCAACAATCTCTCAAATGACAGGAGACACaaatgatgaaaaattaaaagatagcAAAGGAAGGATGTATTCTCTGCCTGGGAACAGTGATTCTGTCCCAGGACCCAAAGGACATGCTGTTGGTGTGCTTCCAGATCTAAGGCACTGCAGGGAGAACTGCCACTGACCAGAGATCAGAACTGTCACCGACCACAGGTCACCAGTAAAAGGCTCCAAAGAAGTGTCCTGATagcccagcctgctcctctgctggTGGAACTCCTCACACACCATGCTGTTAtattacacatatatatatgtgtacacGATGTATATATTACATACACCTATACACACgatgctgctggcagcttgCTGGTTTCATGTGCTGCTGGAGTGCTCCACTCTCTGGTACTGTGCTTGTGTGCAGCTCGCTCCTCTTCCACGTCTCTGCTTGAACACATTTCCTTCCCACGCCCTGCTGGGCAGAAATGAAggtcaggagcagccagggagccaggcagggctcacagcagccacccctcctgctcccagggctgtgctccctcctcTTGGCAGCACaacctctcctgctccagcagtgcctgccttGCCACCACCATCACAACCAAGATGGCAAAACCACATTTTGATCTTCCTGAGTCCATTACAAGCTTTGTGAGAAAATTACCAGGGGAGAGCCCATGCTCCAAGAGATGTCTCTGCCTCAGAGGAGAAGGATCAGCCTGGGATTATTCTAAGGTGAAAAGACTTAGGTCTTAAGGTGAAAGGACTATCATcccccctcctgcctcctcccagtCCTAACTCTCCTGTCCCAGGTTGTGATCCTGGTCTCCTCTCCTTGACCATAAATCCTAGTTTCTAGCCCATTTTTCTCAAGTGTCACTATTGACATCAGTAGTGCCAGCAGTACAGCTACAAGGCTCAGGGCAGTGATCTGCTGATGAAGGCTCTCCCACCACAAACAGTGCACCACCactgcagctctctctgccaCAAACCtgacattttctattttctcagtAGCACTGGCCAAACTTCACTTCAGCCCAGtagcacagagctcagggtctggcagtgggaagcccccagagccagcactcctgctgggacagcagcacaccTACCGTTTCCTGCAGAACTGCTGGTCTATCTCCTCCAGGGACTGTCCTTTTGTTTCTGGCACAAAAAGGTAAATGAATATAACAGCCATCACTCCCATCAGCCCATAGAGAAGAAACATCCAGGAGAATCCAATGGCATCTGCAGAGATTCAAGTGTGTGAATGTAGGAGGTGGGGTACAAAGAAAACTGGTTGCTTACTGTGAGGTGGTCATTGGTGCCTGACAGGGGCACTTTATTTTGTGAAGCCTTCAAGAGAGCTGGGAAACTCCTTATCTGCAAGGCCCGGACTGGGAACTGGCAAAGGAAAAGGTTGGTGAATGCCAAgctttgccagcagcagggggaagaaggcagctgagctccaggcccagcagtgcctgctgagAAATGATGTAAAGCTGCTGGTATGGAAGCTGCAGACTCTGTGTTTCCTGATACTTGGTGCTACAGTGCAGCCCAGTGGGCAATGGGGGATTTTTATAAACCAGTGACAGAGAGGCTGtaaccagagctgctggtgctcctgctctcagggGCAATGGGGTCACACCCATTCAAGCCTCAAGTCCTCAGGGTTCAAAATGACACTGAAATCTCCAAATGGCTCGTGGTGGCCACCTTCCCTTAACCAGCCATGAGCAgtggagggaggggaaggggttACTTACCAATAAGGTCCAGGAAGGAGAGGCTGATCAGTAAATTAGCAGCCCAGTTAAAGCTGTTACAGAAGGCAAAGGCTCTTCCTCTTATCCCAGCAGGGTAAATCTCACTCAGGACCAGCCAGGTCACTGCACAGATTAGAGAGATCACAAAGACAGTGTGGAGTTAAGCGATTTGTTTGGCAAATGGGTGAGGGAGATTTCGGCAGGGGGTTTAAACTCTGCCTTCACCCAGCACCCGCTGCTGGTGGTGTCAAACATTCATCGATCTCAGAGACAGATCACAGCAGAACACTTCAAACCTCCTGTGTTCAGTGCTTCATGGAGGAATGAAATAGCAATAAACAGACCCAGGGAGTAATGAAGAAAGCAGGGTAGCTGGTCATTCCATTCACAGGAGATGAAGAGAACTGACAGGCCTGCTGTCAGGTCATGCTCTTTgtaaagaaatgagaaaaggtGGAATTAGGGAGACAACATTGCATTTGGACTAAAATCAGAGTTAAagcaatatatatatttaagtcTCTCTTATCCTGgggttatttttcttgaaataaattgCAGGCTGGCTGTCAAACCCGTGACCCTTACTCACTTAACATTCTTTTCTTGAgttaaatgctattttttccCATCAAGGCATTTAAATGCCAGAAAACAGTAGAACTTACATGGAAGCAAGAACTAATCTTTAATCTCatctgatgaaaaataaataataataaataaaaaagccccaacTGATATTGAGAGACTTCAAAAGAGGTTCAACTTCTAGTTCTGCACTGACTTTCATAATCACATAGCAGAAGCCCCTCAGTCCCTGTCCTCAGCCCTGTATCTTCCTCCTCACCAGGGTGACAGGAAGATTATGTGCTTGTAAGCTTTGTAGGATGCTCTGATTTTCCACTgaacttcagagaaaaaaagagctttacAAGAGTAGTAAATAGCATGGAAGAGAAAGTTACTCTAGTGCTGtagctgacagagctgcagtgctAGAGAATAAttcagaggcaggaggggatgtATTTCCAGTTCCCAGACACTGAGCTGCTCAGCGCAGCAGATCCATAAGGAATGGTTCAAGCAGGCAGCTGGCAGATCAGCCTAGTTTTCTTCTCTGGGTTAGTGCAAGGATAAACACCACACTTACTTGGCCCAAATCCAACTGAGAAGGCACTCACAAAAGCCATCATGCTCAGCAGTGTGATCCAATTTGAGACCGTATGTtgtgcccagggagcagcatcAAGACGAGGGCCTGTGTTTCCTTTCCTGGATTCACTTACCAAATCTCTTTTCTGAGTCAGGGAAGAATTAGGAACAACCTCTTTGCTTTGAGTGCTGGCAAAAACCTCCATAAGGCTCCTGGTGGCAGCAAAACCAGGGCCTGCCTGACTtctggcagcccctggcactggtTGGACGGGTGACACAGCAgagggtgggagcagaggggtcAGGGGGTGCTGGCTGAGCCCGTGGGATGCGTTGGGGCCTGCGGCTGCTCGGCAgtccctggccatggccagCGGAGCCAGGCGGCTGCAGAGGCTGATGGTGGTGACAGAGACAGCCATCACCACACAGCCAGACATCAGCAGcaccctcctgcctgccctgtctGCCAAGGCCATGGCCACCAGCGTGGCCACCACCTTTATTGCTCCCAGCCCAACCGAGGCCAGGATGGCCGAGGAGTTGCTCTGGAAGCCCACTGAGTGGAAGATTTTGGAGGCATAGCCCAGCACGTTGGGCTGCCCAGTGAACTGCTGGAAGAGCACCAGCCCCAGGCCCACCAGAGTCCTTCTTCTCATGTTGTCTCTGCTCCTGAAAAGATCAAGAAATGAGTAATGCCTCTCCTGATAGGGCTCCCGCTTTGCCGCTACTCTGTCCTTGGTGTCCTGCAGAGGGATGAGGCCCTTCTGGCAGTCTGAGTCCCACGAGCTTAATTTAACAGGGTTCActgggaggaagaggatgcTGAGGAACTGCATGGCTGTCGGGGCAATGGCCAGTCCAAACATGTACCTCCACCCCTCATCCATATCTGCAAAGACATAATTCAGGGCGTAGGACAGCAGGATGCCCATGGTGATTCCCACTTCGTAGAGAGACACCAGCAGGCCTCGCTGGTGAGCAGCCACCATTTCTGAGACATAGATGCAGCAGGCCATGGATGAGACAGAGATGGCAAAGCCCACGGTCATGCGCCCAATGACCAGTACCGTGAATGACCCGGCCAGTGTGAGGATGAGGCTGCCCACCAAGAGAACCAAGTTGCTGACCAAGATTGCTCTCCTCCGGCCATGGTGGTCGATGAGGATCCCCCCTGCCAGCGAGGCGAGGAACGCCCCGATAAGGACAGCGCTCACTACAACTTCTTGCTtgaagcagctgagctggaagtCTGTCTGCAGCTGCAACAGTGCTCCAGAGATTATCCCCAGCTCATATCCAAAAATCAGCCCACCCAGGAGAGAAACGGTTGCAGACAAGAGGAGGACCAGCAGTGCACGAcctagaaaacaaacaagcagtGCTAAGTTCAGTTTTGTGATACTATAAGACAAGCAGTGCTAGGTTCAGTTTTGTGATGCTACAAGACAAGCAGTGCTAGGTTCAGTTTTGTGATGCTGTAACACAAGTTGTGCTAGGTTCAGTTTTGTGATGCTGTAAGACAAGCAGTGCTAGGTTCAGTTTTGTGATGCTACAAGATAAGCAGTGCTAGGTTCAGTTTTGTGATGCTGTAAAACAAGCAGCACTAGGTTCAGTTTTGTGATGCTGTAAGACAAGCTGTCAGCATGCACAGGCTGGAAAAAGCTCTCCTAGCACATTCACAGCTTTCCATCTAAAAAGTCGTGATGTGGAATTTCCCCATAGGTCACTAGGTCATGTGTATAGAGGCACTTGCAGACAGTCACATAACCCACCAGACTTCCACTAACTCCAGGGGTACTCATTTGGGGTGCAGAATTTTGAAATCAGGACTTTCTAACAGAGTTAAGACTTGTTTTTAAGTGCAGGACAGTGACTTGTAGTGCCTGGAGTTGTACAGTGGGAGCCTTTGATTGTAATTACAAAATTTGTTCTGGGCAGGAAGTGCAGCttctgctttttggttttgaacTGCTCTGCATTatcattttcacatttcaaagcATGTGGTACCACCAGCTCTCCATGCACTCCCTATCTTGCCGTTAAAAGCCCTGCTcacaaaagtttatttttcctctacTTTGTCCTTTAGTTAATACTGTACTCTCAGCATGAGTTTGTGGGGTGGCCCTGGTTTCTTCATCTCTCCTTCTGCAGCCCATAGCTCTGAGGATCTCCAAGTCAATCACAGTCTCCTCAGGCTGGTCCAGGACCACAGGACAAACTTCACTGCGAGCTCAGAAGTTTACTATTGCCACTCTCAAACATAAGAAGTGACTCTTTGAACTTGCCCTTCCCACAGGGCAGAGCATGCCAGTTTCCTAATTATGTAAGTTTAGCTAAAGTAAgacaaaaacagcagcaaaagcaacTCAAACCAACCCAGCCCAAACAACTCTACAAAACCAAGGTGCTGGCTGCACATGCTTCTCACCATGGGGAGGGGATGAAAGCGTGACCACGTGTGAACCATGTCACACTAGCAGGGATTGCACTGGGGCAAGAGCCCAGTGTTCCCATTTCCTCTGGGAACAGAAGTGACAGTGACCTCTCCTCCAATTACACTTTTGAAGCATAGGTAAAGTGCattagttttggggtttgtgctgtTTTGCAGCACGTAATACTAACTTCATTCTTTTGTTTAATTAGAAATACTCACAATTTTGGTAGACTGTACGTGCAAAAAATGTGGTCACAACCACCAGTTTCCACTGTGGAAACTTTTCTCACCCTATCAAAGGACTTTTTTCCTGTCACAAGCTGTGTTTAATGGGAAGTGCCTCTGCTTGGCCTTTAATTACAGCTGTCAATAAAGGCTATTTCTCAGTGATGGCTGTatataaatacaattatttttatttattctgcaaCCCTCTGTGTTTCATTTGTGTTACTTATGCGATCCCAGctatcccagtccctcccaccACGTTCTGTGTGACCACCTGCACTGCTCTTAGCACTCCTTGAACATGTTACGCagataattagaaaaaatatctgCTGAGAACACAACGCATAAGTGGCCATCCCATTAGCTTCAAGCCTCAAATTCTATAAGACACAGACAGTCCCACTATAAATACCATGGCTGATTTCATCAgcttttgctgcattttttattaactTAGTAAGCAGTCATAGCTTATGAACTTTGACTGAAATCCAGTTTGAGTATCGTCTATTCTGACGTAGCTGGGGAATTTGAGGACCCTTCAGATGTCGACATGAGGACAGTAGGTGCGGTGGAACAAGAAGCTGTGCCCGGCCATTCCCTCCCTACAGCAAACCGGTCTGGGGCCAGCGCAGTGACCCGCTGTGCAGCCGAGCCGGACTGACCCCGGGCTCTGCTCACACCAACGCCAAGGCCAAAGGGCCCCTAGCAATCCCCAGtcccagcaattcccagtgCCCAGCGAGCCCTGCTTCCTCCGCACTCCCCGAaaccccgctcccctccccgGCCCCCGGGACCGAGCCACAGGAAATTCCTCCGCTCTCTACGCGCTGCTGGGACCgctaaaaaaaagaacagaaagagaggaaaaggcgGGGAATGCATCTCCAGCCTTTAGGAAAAgttgcaaacttttttttttctttttgcaaactTCCCCGCGGGTCAGGACGTGCCCGTTCCCACCGtcccgcgccccccgcccttCCCGCACTCACCCATGGCGGGGCCGAGCCCCGGAGCGCagcgggcggagcggggcggagcgggggcCGCCGGCCACGTcgctgctgccctgcccccgGCCGGGCAGCCTGGGGCTTGTAGGCGCCCTGCCCGCCCCTCTCGGGGGCGGGGGTCCCGGGAAGGGAGGCTGCGCCGCCCCGGGAGCGATGCCGAGGGCGGGATCGGAGCCGGGTCCCGGGGATCCCGTGGGTGAGGCTGCGGTGTAGCCGGAGACGCCTTGCGGAGGTACGTGGCGGGTTGGTGCCGAAACGAGGATGCGGTGTGGTCCCTGGACTgtcagctctgtccccagcctgtctcACGTAAAGAACAGAAATCACCTCactgcctgca
Above is a genomic segment from Oenanthe melanoleuca isolate GR-GAL-2019-014 chromosome 20, OMel1.0, whole genome shotgun sequence containing:
- the SLC2A10 gene encoding solute carrier family 2, facilitated glucose transporter member 10, which produces MGRALLVLLLSATVSLLGGLIFGYELGIISGALLQLQTDFQLSCFKQEVVVSAVLIGAFLASLAGGILIDHHGRRRAILVSNLVLLVGSLILTLAGSFTVLVIGRMTVGFAISVSSMACCIYVSEMVAAHQRGLLVSLYEVGITMGILLSYALNYVFADMDEGWRYMFGLAIAPTAMQFLSILFLPVNPVKLSSWDSDCQKGLIPLQDTKDRVAAKREPYQERHYSFLDLFRSRDNMRRRTLVGLGLVLFQQFTGQPNVLGYASKIFHSVGFQSNSSAILASVGLGAIKVVATLVAMALADRAGRRVLLMSGCVVMAVSVTTISLCSRLAPLAMARDCRAAAGPNASHGLSQHPLTPLLPPSAVSPVQPVPGAARSQAGPGFAATRSLMEVFASTQSKEVVPNSSLTQKRDLVSESRKGNTGPRLDAAPWAQHTVSNWITLLSMMAFVSAFSVGFGPMTWLVLSEIYPAGIRGRAFAFCNSFNWAANLLISLSFLDLIDAIGFSWMFLLYGLMGVMAVIFIYLFVPETKGQSLEEIDQQFCRKRAWEGNVFKQRRGRGASCTQAQYQRVEHSSST